From a single Nostoc sp. MS1 genomic region:
- a CDS encoding M16 family metallopeptidase produces MTSTLRKFPRLNAPKLYKLSNGLTIVVEQMPVEAVNLSLWLNVGSSVESDAINGMAHFLEHMIFKGTERLASGEFERHIEERGAVTNAATSQDYTHYYINTAPQDFAKLAPLQIDVVLNASIPDEAFERERLVVLEEIRRSEDNPRRRTFRRAMEMAFAELPYRRPVLGPESVISQLTAKQMRDFHASWYQPQSITAVAVGNLPEEELIEVIAEGFDKIPHSPLPTPHSPTLETGFTEIVRREFVDESLQQARLVMVWRVPGLNYLEQTYALDVLAGVLGHGRTSRLVQDLREERGLVTSISVSNMSNRLQGTFYISAKCAVKDIQAVEVAIAQHIRKLQTELVTDKEIARVRKRVTNRYIFGNETPSDRAGLYGFYQTLIGDLEPAFNYPAHIQAQEANDLLLAANQYLCPEAYGVVVLKPSVH; encoded by the coding sequence ATGACCTCAACCCTGCGGAAATTTCCCCGGCTTAATGCCCCAAAGCTATATAAACTCTCCAACGGCTTGACTATCGTAGTGGAACAAATGCCAGTTGAAGCAGTAAATCTCAGTTTATGGCTGAATGTTGGTTCATCTGTAGAATCTGATGCTATCAACGGTATGGCTCATTTTCTAGAACACATGATTTTTAAAGGAACTGAGCGATTAGCCAGTGGTGAGTTTGAACGTCATATTGAAGAACGGGGGGCTGTGACTAATGCTGCTACAAGCCAAGACTATACTCACTACTATATAAATACTGCGCCTCAAGATTTTGCTAAGTTAGCGCCATTACAAATAGATGTAGTTTTAAATGCCAGTATTCCTGATGAGGCTTTTGAGCGGGAACGCTTAGTGGTTTTAGAAGAAATTCGCCGTTCTGAAGATAATCCCCGCCGCCGTACCTTCCGCCGGGCGATGGAAATGGCTTTTGCCGAGTTACCCTATCGTCGTCCGGTATTGGGGCCGGAATCGGTAATCTCCCAACTCACCGCCAAACAGATGCGAGATTTCCATGCTAGTTGGTATCAACCGCAATCAATCACGGCCGTAGCTGTAGGTAATTTACCGGAAGAAGAATTAATCGAGGTTATTGCCGAAGGGTTTGACAAAATCCCCCACTCCCCACTCCCCACTCCCCACTCCCCAACCCTCGAAACGGGATTTACAGAAATAGTGCGTCGGGAATTTGTTGATGAAAGTCTCCAGCAAGCAAGGCTGGTGATGGTTTGGCGAGTACCTGGGTTAAATTATCTCGAACAAACTTACGCCTTAGATGTTCTCGCAGGTGTTTTGGGTCATGGAAGAACATCAAGGTTAGTCCAAGATTTGCGGGAAGAACGAGGACTGGTAACTTCGATTTCTGTAAGTAATATGAGTAACCGCCTGCAAGGCACTTTTTATATTTCTGCCAAATGTGCGGTAAAAGATATACAGGCAGTAGAAGTGGCGATCGCTCAACACATCCGCAAACTACAAACAGAGTTAGTCACAGACAAAGAAATTGCCCGTGTCCGCAAACGTGTCACCAATAGGTATATTTTTGGTAACGAAACACCAAGCGATCGCGCTGGCTTATATGGTTTCTACCAAACATTAATAGGAGATTTAGAACCAGCATTCAACTACCCAGCCCACATCCAAGCCCAAGAAGCTAACGATTTACTTTTAGCAGCCAACCAGTACCTCTGCCCAGAAGCTTATGGGGTAGTTGTGTTGAAACCATCTGTACACTGA
- a CDS encoding Dethiobiotin synthetase: MNYETAHKLLVGQTIASEENPDALLMRMKYGKPPVPGQITSILLALKVVFEAVKDSPSLDRELVYALYQLTVKAQQLFVAGRRAGVDWPPLLKEDLLRIALASESIFSGVWQTLPPGNF; the protein is encoded by the coding sequence ATGAATTACGAGACAGCTCACAAACTCCTGGTAGGCCAGACAATAGCAAGTGAGGAAAACCCAGATGCCTTGTTGATGCGGATGAAATATGGAAAACCGCCCGTACCTGGTCAAATCACCTCAATTTTATTAGCCTTAAAAGTAGTATTTGAGGCTGTGAAAGATTCCCCCAGTCTAGACAGGGAACTAGTTTATGCGCTTTATCAGTTAACGGTGAAAGCGCAACAATTATTTGTGGCAGGACGTAGAGCTGGTGTAGACTGGCCGCCACTACTGAAAGAGGACTTACTACGAATTGCTTTAGCCAGTGAAAGTATTTTTTCTGGTGTTTGGCAAACCCTACCCCCTGGAAATTTTTAG
- a CDS encoding diflavin flavoprotein, giving the protein MVAMSTTGNANAESVQHRLTVETVEIAPNTTAIRCLDWDRDRFDIEFGLQNGTTYNSYLIRGEQTVLIDTSHQKFRQLYLDTLKSLINPKAIDYIIVSHTEPDHSGLVEDVLQLAPRATVLASKIALQFLEGLVHDPFSKRIVKSGDRIDIGKGHEIEFVSAPNLHWPDTIFSYDRKTEVIYTCDAFGMHFCDNRTFDEDLEAIEADFRFYYDCLMGPNARSLLNAMKRMGDLGKIKIIANGHGPLLYHHLDVLTECYQSWSQRQAKAETTVGLFYVGDYGYSNLLVQAIGEGIQKTGVAVEMIDLSTAEIQEIQELAGRAAGLIIGMPPTTSVAAQASISSLLSVVKDKQVVGLFECFGGDDEPIDTIRRKFIDLGVKEAFPAIRIKEVPGSSAYQLCTEAGTDLGQLLTRERNIKQIKSLDVNMEKALGRISNGLYIVTTKKDDVSSAMLASWVAQASLQPLGFTIAVAKDRAIDTLMQVGDRFVLNVLEEGNYQELKKQFLKRLHPGADRFAGVRTQTAKNGSPILTDALAYMECEIQSSMECSDHYILYCTVEDGRVSKPDGLTAVRHRKVGNYY; this is encoded by the coding sequence ATGGTAGCGATGTCTACGACCGGCAACGCCAACGCAGAAAGTGTTCAGCATCGGCTGACTGTAGAAACTGTAGAAATTGCCCCTAATACTACGGCGATTCGCTGTCTAGACTGGGATCGCGATCGCTTCGATATCGAGTTCGGACTGCAAAACGGTACGACTTATAATTCATATCTAATTAGGGGTGAACAAACAGTTTTAATCGATACTTCTCACCAGAAGTTTCGTCAACTGTATTTAGATACACTAAAAAGTTTAATTAACCCCAAGGCTATTGATTACATTATTGTCAGTCATACAGAACCAGACCATAGTGGTTTAGTCGAAGATGTGCTGCAATTAGCACCAAGAGCAACAGTTTTGGCTTCTAAAATTGCTTTACAATTTTTAGAAGGTTTAGTACATGATCCTTTTTCTAAGAGAATTGTTAAAAGTGGCGATCGCATAGATATTGGTAAAGGTCACGAAATTGAATTTGTCAGTGCGCCTAACCTCCACTGGCCTGATACCATCTTCAGTTACGATCGCAAAACCGAAGTTATCTATACTTGTGATGCTTTTGGGATGCACTTCTGCGACAATCGCACCTTTGATGAAGATTTAGAAGCGATTGAAGCTGACTTTAGATTTTACTACGATTGTTTGATGGGGCCTAATGCGCGATCACTGCTGAACGCAATGAAGCGCATGGGAGACTTGGGCAAAATTAAGATTATCGCCAACGGTCACGGGCCTCTGTTGTACCATCATTTAGATGTGTTAACCGAGTGTTACCAAAGCTGGAGCCAAAGACAAGCCAAAGCAGAAACCACCGTCGGTTTATTCTACGTCGGTGATTATGGCTATAGCAATCTGCTGGTGCAAGCCATTGGCGAAGGTATTCAAAAAACTGGTGTTGCGGTAGAAATGATCGACCTCAGCACCGCAGAAATCCAAGAAATTCAAGAATTAGCAGGTAGAGCAGCTGGTTTAATTATTGGTATGCCTCCCACAACTTCAGTAGCAGCACAAGCTAGTATTAGTTCTCTGCTATCTGTAGTCAAAGATAAGCAAGTAGTCGGCTTGTTCGAGTGCTTTGGCGGAGACGACGAACCCATTGATACTATCCGCCGCAAATTTATCGACTTGGGCGTAAAAGAAGCCTTCCCCGCAATTCGCATTAAAGAAGTTCCCGGCTCATCCGCCTACCAATTGTGTACAGAAGCGGGTACAGACTTAGGACAATTGCTGACAAGAGAACGCAACATCAAGCAAATTAAGTCCCTCGATGTCAACATGGAAAAGGCATTGGGACGCATTAGCAACGGCTTGTATATTGTTACTACTAAAAAAGATGATGTCAGCAGCGCCATGTTAGCGTCCTGGGTAGCACAAGCCAGCTTGCAACCATTGGGCTTTACTATTGCTGTAGCTAAAGACCGGGCTATTGATACTTTAATGCAGGTAGGCGATCGCTTCGTCCTCAACGTCTTAGAAGAAGGCAATTACCAAGAACTGAAAAAACAATTCCTCAAGCGTCTGCATCCCGGCGCTGACCGCTTTGCAGGAGTGAGAACCCAAACCGC
- a CDS encoding fructosamine kinase family protein, translating to MWTEIDVHISRVIGEKFQSQQRRSVSGGCINQGYAVSDRTLTYFVKLNQASQVAMFEAEALGLEQMLATNSIRVPKPICWGVAGNSGYIVLEWLEMGGGNSTSWEEMGRKLAMMHKATNQQGYGWDMNNTIGSTPQINTWTADWIQFYAKHRLGYQFHLARRRGGSFPKQDELLAALPEILADHEVQPSLVHGDLWGGNAGCTVAGEPVIFDPATYFGDREVDIAMTELFGGFPAAFYKGYNQEFPLDAGYERRKTLYNLYHILNHFNLFGGGYASQANRMIEQILR from the coding sequence ATGTGGACAGAAATAGATGTTCATATTAGCCGTGTGATTGGCGAAAAGTTCCAGAGTCAGCAGAGGCGATCGGTTAGTGGTGGGTGTATTAATCAAGGGTATGCTGTATCTGATAGGACGCTGACGTACTTTGTCAAACTTAACCAAGCCAGCCAAGTTGCGATGTTTGAGGCGGAAGCACTGGGGTTAGAGCAAATGCTGGCAACAAATAGTATCCGTGTGCCAAAACCGATTTGTTGGGGTGTTGCTGGTAATTCTGGTTATATCGTTTTGGAATGGCTAGAGATGGGAGGCGGTAACAGCACATCTTGGGAAGAGATGGGGCGGAAGTTGGCAATGATGCACAAAGCCACCAACCAGCAGGGTTACGGTTGGGACATGAATAATACTATTGGTTCTACGCCACAAATCAATACTTGGACAGCAGATTGGATACAATTTTACGCCAAACATCGCCTTGGTTATCAATTTCATTTAGCCAGGCGACGCGGTGGGAGTTTTCCGAAACAAGATGAGTTACTAGCCGCACTTCCAGAAATTTTAGCAGATCACGAAGTACAGCCTTCCTTGGTACATGGGGATTTGTGGGGAGGTAATGCTGGGTGTACAGTAGCGGGGGAACCAGTGATATTTGATCCAGCAACTTATTTTGGCGATCGCGAAGTTGATATCGCCATGACAGAACTTTTTGGTGGTTTCCCCGCAGCTTTTTACAAAGGTTACAATCAAGAATTTCCTTTAGATGCAGGTTACGAACGCCGAAAAACCCTCTATAACCTGTACCACATCCTCAATCACTTCAATTTATTTGGCGGTGGCTACGCTTCACAAGCCAACCGGATGATTGAGCAAATTTTACGTTGA
- a CDS encoding Uma2 family endonuclease, translating to MVFEYNRRACLPSSEELPDSDDTPVDNELQDLIPGLLKATLAMAWPDRMDWFFGVDMGIYYDPDEPAIVPDGFLSLGVERFYDEYLRPSYVLWEEEKLPTLVLEVVSQNYRGEYTTKKAKYANLGVLYYVIYHPIRRRKPRLEAYKLINGEYQPLQGNPIWLAEVGLGIGMERGTYQGINREWLYWYNEQGERLLTPEEQAKQAQQRAELLAQRLRAMGVDPDSIV from the coding sequence ATGGTATTTGAGTACAACCGCCGTGCTTGTTTACCCTCATCTGAGGAGCTGCCCGACTCTGACGATACGCCAGTGGATAATGAATTACAAGATTTAATTCCCGGTTTACTCAAAGCTACATTAGCAATGGCTTGGCCAGACCGCATGGACTGGTTTTTTGGCGTGGATATGGGTATTTACTACGACCCAGATGAACCCGCCATAGTCCCAGATGGATTTTTGAGTTTGGGTGTTGAGCGATTTTATGATGAGTATTTACGCCCTAGTTATGTGCTGTGGGAAGAAGAGAAATTACCCACATTAGTTTTAGAGGTTGTATCGCAAAACTACCGTGGTGAATATACAACCAAGAAAGCAAAGTACGCTAACTTAGGTGTTTTGTATTACGTTATTTATCACCCCATCCGCCGCCGCAAACCTCGTTTAGAAGCTTACAAATTAATCAATGGCGAGTATCAACCCTTACAAGGAAACCCGATTTGGTTAGCCGAAGTTGGCTTAGGAATTGGTATGGAACGGGGAACATACCAAGGAATTAACCGCGAGTGGTTGTATTGGTATAACGAACAAGGAGAACGACTTTTAACCCCTGAAGAACAAGCCAAGCAAGCACAACAACGCGCCGAATTACTGGCGCAAAGGTTGCGTGCTATGGGTGTAGACCCTGATTCAATTGTTTAA
- the crtD gene encoding C-3',4' desaturase CrtD, whose translation MSNIVAEKGKPRVVVVGAGIGGLTAGALLAHRGYSVLILDQALVPGGCASTFKRQGFTFDVGATQVAGLEPGGIHHRIFSELEIDLPEATPCDPACAVFLPGENTPINVWRDPQKWQEERQRQFPGSEGFWQLMATLFDASWEFQGRDPVLPPRNLWDLWQLTQAVRPSTLITVPFTLLTVGDALRLCGVGNDQRLRKFLDLQLKLYSQVNAEETALLYAATALSVSQQPQGLYHLQGSMQVLSDRLVESLETDGGKLLMRHTVEQIKVENGKASAVVIRNQKTGEVWTEEADHVVANVTVQNLVQLLGENAPTGYKRRVDKLPQASGAFVVYLGVDTSAIPPECPPHLQFMYDANGPIGENNSLFVSVSHAGDGRAPEGKATIIASSFVDPEQWWSTDDYPALKQKYTEEAIAKLAQYFYLKPETIVYQEAATPRSFAHYTARDRGIVGGIGQRIPTFGPFGFANRTPINHLWLVGDSTHPGEGTAGVSYSALTVVRQIDS comes from the coding sequence ATGTCTAATATTGTTGCTGAAAAAGGAAAACCGCGTGTAGTTGTTGTTGGTGCGGGGATTGGGGGATTGACGGCTGGGGCATTATTAGCTCATCGTGGTTACAGCGTCTTAATCTTAGACCAAGCCCTTGTACCTGGGGGTTGTGCTTCCACATTTAAACGGCAGGGATTTACTTTTGATGTGGGTGCGACTCAGGTTGCAGGCTTGGAACCTGGGGGTATTCATCACCGCATATTTTCGGAACTGGAAATAGATTTACCAGAAGCAACGCCTTGTGACCCAGCTTGTGCAGTATTTCTACCTGGGGAAAATACACCCATTAATGTCTGGCGCGACCCGCAAAAGTGGCAAGAAGAACGCCAAAGGCAGTTTCCGGGAAGTGAAGGGTTTTGGCAATTGATGGCGACCTTATTTGATGCTAGTTGGGAGTTTCAAGGACGCGACCCAGTTTTACCGCCGCGTAATTTGTGGGATTTGTGGCAATTAACCCAAGCAGTCAGACCTAGTACCTTAATTACTGTACCCTTCACATTGCTAACGGTGGGAGATGCTTTAAGGTTATGTGGTGTGGGTAATGACCAAAGATTGAGAAAGTTTTTAGATTTGCAACTCAAGCTATATTCTCAAGTCAATGCTGAGGAAACGGCATTACTTTACGCTGCCACGGCATTGAGTGTATCGCAACAACCGCAGGGATTGTATCATCTCCAAGGTAGTATGCAGGTATTAAGCGATCGCCTAGTCGAGTCCTTAGAAACAGACGGCGGTAAACTATTGATGCGCCATACTGTTGAACAAATTAAGGTAGAAAATGGCAAAGCCTCGGCGGTGGTAATTAGAAATCAGAAAACAGGCGAAGTTTGGACAGAAGAGGCTGACCATGTAGTCGCTAACGTCACTGTACAGAACTTAGTGCAACTATTAGGAGAAAATGCCCCAACTGGTTACAAACGGCGTGTGGATAAACTACCCCAAGCATCAGGAGCGTTTGTCGTATATTTAGGTGTAGATACAAGCGCCATTCCCCCAGAATGCCCACCCCATCTACAATTTATGTATGATGCTAACGGCCCCATTGGCGAGAACAACTCTTTATTTGTCTCTGTGAGTCATGCAGGTGATGGACGTGCGCCAGAAGGAAAAGCCACAATTATTGCCTCATCCTTTGTAGACCCCGAACAGTGGTGGAGTACCGACGATTACCCAGCATTGAAGCAGAAGTATACCGAAGAAGCGATCGCCAAACTAGCCCAATACTTCTATCTCAAACCAGAAACCATAGTTTATCAAGAAGCTGCTACACCACGTAGCTTCGCCCATTACACAGCCCGCGATCGGGGTATAGTAGGCGGTATCGGTCAAAGAATCCCCACATTCGGCCCCTTCGGTTTTGCTAACCGCACACCCATTAACCATCTATGGTTAGTAGGTGACTCCACCCATCCAGGCGAAGGTACAGCCGGCGTAAGTTACTCAGCACTAACTGTAGTTAGGCAAATTGACAGTTGA